TGTCGTTATCCCTTTGACTTTTTATCCTAAGCCCTGAATAGTCATAATTGCACCGTGCACAGGTACCTTCTATAATTTTCAGTACTCACACTTCCAACTGTTTATCCTCTTCCGCAACCTGCTTATACGTCAGACAATATTGGCAATAAGCCTGATTCGTTTTATCAATCGGATTTGGAAGCAAGTAGGCGACTACATTCGTTCTCAAAAAACTTGGCGGGGTCAGTTCTTCATTTGCGTAATAGCGATATGAACTATAAAGGTAATCTTCGGGCTTTTCCACTATCGGAATTTGGGTGTCGATTGGATTCCGATGTATGTAGCTGCTGATGGCAAGAATTGCATTTGGCCCATTTGCTTGTTTGGAAAAATATCTTTTTTCATAGATTCGACCGACGTGTGAATATCGTTTTGCGTAATAGTCACTGTATCTTCGATTGATTCGCGCCATGACTTTTGCAAGGTCTACGTATTCTGAGCGGATCAATAAATGGTAATGATTCGACATGACACAATATGCGAGCATCGTGAAACCGTCTTTTGCTGCGCCGTATTCCATAATGCGCATTAGCTCCGTGATATCCTCTTGTGTTTGAAAGATATTTTGCCTGTTATTCCCACGCATACTGACATGATAGTAGGCGTGCGGATGCCAGTTTCGTTTACGTCTTGGCAAATTAAAAACCCCCTTTACTCATTTAAATTGACTTAATCATACTTAAAAAATGATTAAGCATCAATCTTATGGAAGAAAAAGTATTTAGACATAAATGAATTTCGACTCCTTAGCAACCCAGCATAAAACTGAAAAACAATAATTAAAATTTAATTTTGCAGCGAAAAACAGGTCGATAAATTTATTTTGAGGTTATTACATTCCAGAGTGAAATCCAAAACAGGTTATTCAATACCTAACTAGTGTATATTAGTACTATATAACCCGAACAAGCCGGGAAAATTTTAAGGTACCTGTGCAAGAAACTATTCCAAAAATACACTACAATTGCATAATTCTAAATAAGAATACTATGATACAAGACTTCGTTAAACTTCTAATGAATATTAATTCGATAGCGTGAATTGTCATAAATGCACCTTGCACAGGTACCTCTCAAAGAATGCACCTTGCAAAGGTACCTCTCAAAAAAAGATACCACCCAAAGGTACTTCTCAAAAGGAGTTTGTTAATGAATAAATTATATGAACCTGCGCTTCATTTTCGTGAAGTTGATTATTCGGTTGGTGATATACATATTTTGAAAAAAATTACGGGTTCCTTTCCAAAAGGGAAAATTACAACGCTTGTTGGCCCTTCCGGTGCGGGGAAAACGACATTGCTAAAATTGTGTAATGGCCTAATTGCACCGACTTCCGGGGATATTTTGATTCATAAAAAGTCGATTGCAAGATGGAATCCTATTGAATTGAGACGTTTTGTCGGAATTGCGCTTCAAAGTGCGCCGATGATTGCGGGGACGGTTTTTCAAAATCTATCGCTTCCTTTAGAACTTCGCGGTGAAAAGTTAACTGAAGAAGATGCGATTAGATTTCTAGAGGATGTCGGGCTAGAGGATGAATTTTTACATTGGAAAACCGATGATTTATCAGGAGGTCAGCGCCAAAAGGTATCGATTGCCCGAACGCTGATTAACCGTTCTGAAATTTTGTTGTTGGATGAGATCACGTCGGCTTTAGACCGGACTTCATTAAATGAAATCGAAGAATTAATCACCAAAATCAATCGAAAATACGGTGTGACCATAATTTGGATTACGCATAATTTGGACCAAGCACTGTCAATCGGGGATTACACTTGGGTGATGATGGGCGGAGAAGTCATTGAAACAGGAGAAAGCGAGCTGTTGAAATCACCGAAAAATGAACTTGTGAAGCAATTTGTTCGAGGTGATTTATCATGACATATGTAACATTATCCATCACGCTTATTTTTGTCGTTATCCCTCTAATTTTATCCAGGACGCTTAAGTTAGGATTAGAAAAAGACACGATTATTGCGACAATCAGGTCGATTATACAGCTATTAGCAGTTGGATATGTGCTGAAATTCGTATTTGATTCAGAAAATCCTATATATATCTTCTTCATGGCGGCGCTCATGATCGTGGCGGCGACGCAAAATGCGCGCACAAAAGGGAAGTCGATTAAAGGGATTACGTGGAAAATCGCAGTCACGCTTATTTTTGTCGAAGTGCTGACGCAAAGCATCATGCTGGGCTTCAACATCATTCCAGCAACAGCGCAATATGTCATTTCAACAAGTGGAATGGTCATCGGAAACTCGATGGTGCTGTCGATTTTATTTCTAAATCGTTTCACAGCGGAAGTGGAATCACATGAGGATGAAACCGAATTGATACTCTCACTAGGTGGGACGCCAAAACAAGCAATCAACAGGCAGCTCATAAATTCGATTAAAGCGAGCATGATTCCAACAATCGAAAGCCAAAAGACGATGGGTCTCGTTCAACTGCCCGGAATTATGAGCGGCCAGATCATTGCCGGCGCTGATCCGGTCCAAGCAGTCCAATATCAATTACTCATTATCTTCTTATTGCTCACAACCGCATCAGTCACAAGTATTTTACTCGGCTTTTTATCCTATCCAAGTCTTTTTAACGAGCGAATGCAATTGTTGAGAAAGTAAGAATGAGGATTAGCAGTTGATGCTATTGGGGATATTGATAACTATCTATATAACGCGAAAGGTTGTTGTACCTTGTTTTTATTCCGCTTGTTTATCCTCGCCTATATGGCATTCATATTCGTTGCAACTTGTACATCTGATCCCCATGCATTTTTGTACCAACAGATTGTAAGCTTTAAAATAGATTCTTCGCCCGTGTTCGGCGACTTGTTTATTATTGGCGATATTCCATTGACGAGCGGCTTTTACTTGATTCAAAAAACAGCGCATGTCTTGGGATTTGGGTTGCTTTATATTCTGCTGCTCCGTGGGTTTAACAACATGAAAATTGCATTCGTAATAAGTGGATCGTATGCGTTGGTAACAGAAGTTTTGCAACTGTATTTTTCCCGTAGCGGAAGATTATTCGATGTAGGGATTGATTTGGCAGGTATTTACCTGGCCTATTTATTTTGCAAATCCTTTTCTAAGGCTATTATTTTGAATGAAACCCATGAAGACAGCAAGCTTGTATGAGGTAGACAGGAAACATTAACCATTGATTGACGATGATAAGTCGTGTATACTAAGAAAACAAGCTGCATTGTTCGTATGACTATTAAGTTTTAACCTTTATACTGTAACAGGGAGTTTTACATCGAAATTGAAATGGCATGCCTCGTTCATTATTAACGAGGACAGACAGGAAGATTTCTGCGAACACCCACTTTGATAAGTGGTGGTTTAAAACTTTCTATAAAAATACGGCAGAGGCGGCTTACTTACATAAAAAATTATACTAAAGAATTCATAACAAAGTACTGTCCATTTCGGATGGTGCTTTTTTGTTTGCGAATTTTTTAGTTACCCTTTTTCAGGACCTTTTTTAGGTACCTGTGCAAGACACTATTCAAACAATACACTACAATTGCATAAAATCAAAAAGGGGTATCGACTTATTAACGCTTCGTCGATGCCCTTTTGATTATTTATCCAAAGTCGTGAATTGTCATAATTGCACCATGCACAGGTACCTTTAAACATCACTGCGTATTATCAGTCATAACTTTTCGATCAGTCCCCGTGTAATCCCAATTGATGCAAGTTTCCATTACTAGTGAAATCAAAAATCCCATGATGAAACCATTCGTTATTAAAGGTAGGATAATTGCAGGCAAAAAGGTGAATAGACTAGTATCGACTGTCATTAAACTAACTCCTATAAGTACGGGAGTTGCAATCCGATAAATCGTAACCGAATTAAATGTATAGCCGTTAAAACTCTTCAAGGAAGTCCCCAACAATTGAGAATAAGCCACTAATAAAACGGCGTTTCCAACAGCCATCGGAAGCGTTGCAAGCATTAAACCTAGAGGAGGAATAATTCCGATGATAATCACAAGTCCTCCGCCAATTAAAAACGGTCTTCGATCAAAAATTTGAGTGCTTTCCAAAAAGCCTATG
This genomic window from Sporosarcina sp. Marseille-Q4063 contains:
- a CDS encoding transposase, whose amino-acid sequence is MPRRKRNWHPHAYYHVSMRGNNRQNIFQTQEDITELMRIMEYGAAKDGFTMLAYCVMSNHYHLLIRSEYVDLAKVMARINRRYSDYYAKRYSHVGRIYEKRYFSKQANGPNAILAISSYIHRNPIDTQIPIVEKPEDYLYSSYRYYANEELTPPSFLRTNVVAYLLPNPIDKTNQAYCQYCLTYKQVAEEDKQLEV
- a CDS encoding phosphate ABC transporter ATP-binding protein — protein: MNKLYEPALHFREVDYSVGDIHILKKITGSFPKGKITTLVGPSGAGKTTLLKLCNGLIAPTSGDILIHKKSIARWNPIELRRFVGIALQSAPMIAGTVFQNLSLPLELRGEKLTEEDAIRFLEDVGLEDEFLHWKTDDLSGGQRQKVSIARTLINRSEILLLDEITSALDRTSLNEIEELITKINRKYGVTIIWITHNLDQALSIGDYTWVMMGGEVIETGESELLKSPKNELVKQFVRGDLS
- the fetB gene encoding iron export ABC transporter permease subunit FetB, whose amino-acid sequence is MTYVTLSITLIFVVIPLILSRTLKLGLEKDTIIATIRSIIQLLAVGYVLKFVFDSENPIYIFFMAALMIVAATQNARTKGKSIKGITWKIAVTLIFVEVLTQSIMLGFNIIPATAQYVISTSGMVIGNSMVLSILFLNRFTAEVESHEDETELILSLGGTPKQAINRQLINSIKASMIPTIESQKTMGLVQLPGIMSGQIIAGADPVQAVQYQLLIIFLLLTTASVTSILLGFLSYPSLFNERMQLLRK
- a CDS encoding VanZ family protein, giving the protein MFLFRLFILAYMAFIFVATCTSDPHAFLYQQIVSFKIDSSPVFGDLFIIGDIPLTSGFYLIQKTAHVLGFGLLYILLLRGFNNMKIAFVISGSYALVTEVLQLYFSRSGRLFDVGIDLAGIYLAYLFCKSFSKAIILNETHEDSKLV